The DNA region AGCGGCCACCGCGGATCGACGAGGGCGCGGGCGCACTCCCGTGCGAGGCCGCCGGGGGCGTCGGGCCGGTCGAGGCGGTCGGGGTGGTCGGGGTCATCGAGGTCGTCGGGGAAGGCGACCGCTGCGGTGAAGACGGCGTCGGCCAGGTACATGCGGTGGGTCAGCAGAGTGCCGGTGTCCCCGGGGCGCTTCTTGCCCTCCGCCGTGGTGACGGTGGCCTTGGCCGGCAGGCCGCCGCCGACGGTGTGCAGGTCGCGCAGCAGCACGCCGGGGCGGTCGATGCGCACGGTCAGCGAGACGGCGGCGAGGTCGTCGACGGCCGCGCCGCGTTCGCGTCCGAGGGCCGCGGCCAGCAGGCCGATGACGCCCGAACGGGTCGGGAAGGCGGCGGTGTCGCGTTCGTTGAAGTGGCTGTGCTCGCCCCAGGACTGCAAGGGCCCGGCGAACCGCAGCAGCAGTCCGGGTTCGGGCCGCCGGCTCGGTGGCGCGACGGCGCCGGGGCGGGGGTCGAGTGCGGGCGCGGGTGCGCCTACGGGTGCGGGTGCGGTGGTCATGCGGCTGCGGCTCCGGCGGTGCCGAGCGCGGCGTCCAGTGCCGCGGCGATCAAATCGTCGAAGGAGTCGGCGCGGGCGCCCAGGCCGGTCGGTTCCTTGGTCTCCAGGCTCGTCCAGCCCGCGTTCAGCACGCGCGAGGCGCCGAGCAGTTTGTTGGCCGCCGCGGCGTAGGAGTCCAGGCGCTCGATGGAGTTGTCGGTGAAGCCCCCTTCGCGCGCTGCCGCGACCGGCTTCTCGAATGCCGCCGCGTACGACAGGGGCCGGTCGGTGCGGACGCTGATGTGGGCCAGGGCCGGGATGGTGTGCGGGGCGGTGGAGTTCTTCTTGGCCTGGGGCAGGGACTCGATGAACGAGCGGAGGAACGCGGTCAGCAGTTCGCGGACGGCTGTGGCGTCGTCGCCCACGTTCACGGCCAGGTCGCGCAGGTCGACGGTGGCGTAGCGGTAGAACGTGCCGGCGCTGAACTCGGCGTGCCCCATGTGGGCGCTGCCGGCGGAGTCGTTCCATGCGGCGGTGATGTCGTCGACGGCGGAGAAGTAGTCGAGTTCGACGTCGGTTCCGTGCGTGGTCAGGGCGTGGGCGACCTGGACGGCGCCGTCGACGCCGGCGGCGTCGATCTCGGCGAGCATGCGCCCGAAGAGGTTGATCACGCCGTTGCGGGAGCGCAGGACGCCTTCGATGCGGTCCTGGGGCAGGACGCTCTTGTCGGTGGGCTTCTTGATGTCCGCTGCGTTCTCCAGCTGCTC from Actinacidiphila sp. DG2A-62 includes:
- the cas5e gene encoding type I-E CRISPR-associated protein Cas5/CasD, whose protein sequence is MTTAPAPVGAPAPALDPRPGAVAPPSRRPEPGLLLRFAGPLQSWGEHSHFNERDTAAFPTRSGVIGLLAAALGRERGAAVDDLAAVSLTVRIDRPGVLLRDLHTVGGGLPAKATVTTAEGKKRPGDTGTLLTHRMYLADAVFTAAVAFPDDLDDPDHPDRLDRPDAPGGLARECARALVDPRWPLFLGRRSCPPEGPLLLAHTADTLAHLVALPLAAHPRNAPASAVEFVSDRPLDRLPVPPIPEASDEGDGGGAAGAEFHGGPQDHDDGSRPVGEITDDPVSFHPRSRSYRARPLYRRRALLSAQPTLGAEHLDALHSYLIAHRLAPFGDALEGSR
- the cas7e gene encoding type I-E CRISPR-associated protein Cas7/Cse4/CasC; amino-acid sequence: MTAPARFIDIHVLQSVPFANLNRDDTNSVKTVLYGNVLRTRVSSQSWKRAQREKFQELIGAQALRTRRIGERVTRELQQRGWPEQLAQRAGGHIAAGSSIKFELGKKPDDSKQIVPNKVLTNAMVYVPEIAVGELADLAQEFREQLENAADIKKPTDKSVLPQDRIEGVLRSRNGVINLFGRMLAEIDAAGVDGAVQVAHALTTHGTDVELDYFSAVDDITAAWNDSAGSAHMGHAEFSAGTFYRYATVDLRDLAVNVGDDATAVRELLTAFLRSFIESLPQAKKNSTAPHTIPALAHISVRTDRPLSYAAAFEKPVAAAREGGFTDNSIERLDSYAAAANKLLGASRVLNAGWTSLETKEPTGLGARADSFDDLIAAALDAALGTAGAAAA